The Eremothecium gossypii ATCC 10895 chromosome IV, complete sequence genome contains a region encoding:
- a CDS encoding ADL003W-Ap (Syntenic homolog of Saccharomyces cerevisiae YIL002W-A), producing MTIDPASEVSTKEFLEAFQKLKEGEETADRMEKMLNKLEGNIEALLAAAEELNKSDKATNSNIEPSA from the coding sequence ATGACAATAGATCCCGCTAGTGAAGTATCAACAAAAGAGTTCTTGGAGGCATTCCAAAAGCTGaaagaaggagaagaaaCGGCGGACCGAATGGAAAAGATGTTGAATAAACTGGAGGGGAACATTGAAGCGCTTTTAGCAGCAGCAGAGGAGTTAAACAAGTCAGATAAAGCAACAAACTCCAATATTGAACCATCTGCCTAA
- the INP51 gene encoding phosphoinositide 5-phosphatase INP51 (Syntenic homolog of Saccharomyces cerevisiae YIL002C (INP51)): MKLFVRKEPRAIALASNDYVLVFERSKNNPKQPQVKNAPPTIMVKTMSEASLVNGGGFVEWTAFLIKGLLGVIHVRNQVFIGLITGVKDVAKPRWRIRDGKMKSIESIFQILSVNFYCLDSPLYDQWLYYVSEICQEKLLTEHPCAPLKKLFSDGTFYYSRDFDISNVLQERGLKHRIENTIENQEKKFIWNLNLMSEILQLRGRITPAELQAFDGGQFLTFLIRGFCKTVFANEIHSPTSLTLISKTSIEDLDSINDFQKGIDEEGNVARFIESELIIQTERYLFAYVQTSADIPLSWEVVEGQLLHSKKLKLTKSPERIQATFDRHFDDMISRYGVISIVNLVKHRSSSQETLSGAYKACAEVKELHYTAVDYPVDVIKKSPYKLMYFLRDDIYEFGAFAYDIARGVYVGKQTGSFRVSAVDATSKMNLVEMCISREVLDLTTDELEDFAITTSLVKKHEALWSDNDFWLHRIHTKNIKNPAKYKKVYSQVFSLSSKVLLYDPLHAHIAKCLKKLKNEYTYEKEISIFAGTFNVNGKQCKDEAMGTWLFPPNGESEGNYADIYVIGLEEVVELTPGHMLSTDPMSKQFWEKTILRHLNSQEGRHYNCIGTNQLGGVLLLLYVNESECSKIKHLEYDVKKTGFGGISANKGAAAIRFMYSATKFCFIVSHLAAGLENVEQRHSDYKTIMKSIGFSRGKRIKDHDGIIWMGDFNYRILLSNEEVRRAILEGDYGKLFEKDQLNQQMIAGESFPYFNEMEITFPPTYKFDPGTKSYDTSEKMRIPAWTDRILNRGEILKAISYGCAEDVIFSDHRPVYATFKARTTVVDEEQRGQLSRIIHERLTEMFSGLNDEQKYAFLVDSELIVDKIEMEGKLPLVSQVKKGKRLPPPSSDLRKWWIGNGKQVRITLDVDPKKQMLNPERPVNPFIPGEDGQAYVVPKSRLNN; the protein is encoded by the coding sequence ATGAAGTTGTTCGTTAGAAAAGAGCCCAGAGCTATAGCGCTTGCCTCAAACGATTATGTGTTGGTATTCGAAAGGTCAAAAAACAACCCAAAACAGCCCCAAGTGAAAAATGCGCCGCCAACGATCATGGTGAAGACCATGTCGGAGGCATCACTAGTAAACGGTGGTGGTTTTGTCGAATGGACAGCATTTTTGATTAAGGGGCTCCTAGGGGTGATCCATGTTCGCAACCAAGTCTTTATCGGATTAATTACTGGGGTGAAGGACGTAGCCAAACCACGGTGGAGGATTAGAGATGGCAAAATGAAAAGCATTGAATCCATTTTTCAAATTCTCAGCGTCAATTTTTACTGCTTGGACTCGCCGCTGTATGATCAGTGGCTCTATTATGTTTCGGAAATCTGTCAGGAGAAGTTACTAACGGAGCATCCATGCGCACCACTTAAAAAACTCTTTAGCGATGGTACGTTTTATTATTCTAGAGATTTTGATATCAGTAATGTATTGCAGGAACGAGGATTAAAGCATAGAATCGAGAATACCATCGAGAACCAGGAGAAAAAATTCATATGGAATTTGAATCTCATGTCAGAGATCTTGCAACTCCGAGGACGTATTACGCCTGCTGAGCTACAAGCATTTGATGGAGGCCAGTTTCTCACTTTTTTAATCCGAGGTTTTTGTAAGACAGTTTTCGCGAATGAGATTCATAGCCCGACCTCTTTGACTCTAATATCTAAAACCTCCATTGAAGACCTCGACAGCATTAACGATTTCCAGAAAGGGATTGATGAAGAGGGTAATGTTGCGAGATTTATTGAAAGCGAGCTTATAATTCAAACAGAGCGTTACCTATTTGCCTACGTACAGACAAGTGCTGATATTCCGCTCTCCTGGGAAGTCGTAGAAGGTCAATTGTTGCATAGTAAGAAGCTGAAGCTTACCAAAAGCCCTGAGCGCATACAAGCAACATTCGATAGACACTTTGATGATATGATTTCTCGCTATGGTGTGATCAGCATAGTAAACCTCGTTAAGCACAGAAGCTCTTCTCAAGAAACTTTAAGTGGAGCATATAAGGCATGCGCGGAAGTTAAAGAGCTCCATTATACCGCAGTCGATTATCCTGTCGATGTAATTAAGAAGTCACCATACAAATTAATGTACTTTTTGAGAGATGATATATATGAGTTTGGGGCGTTCGCATATGATATTGCTAGAGGTGTCTATGTCGGTAAGCAAACAGGCTCTTTTCGTGTTAGTGCGGTAGATGCCACTTCAAAAATGAATTTGGTTGAGATGTGCATAAGCAGAGAAGTTCTAGACTTGACTACTGACGAACTAGAAGATTTTGCAATAACAACAAGTTTGGTGAAGAAGCATGAAGCTCTCTGGTCTGACAATGATTTTTGGCTTCATCGTATCCACACGAAAAATATAAAAAATCCAGCCAAATATAAGAAAGTTTACTCGCAGGTCTTTAGTCTGTCGTCGAAAGTACTCTTGTATGATCCGTTGCATGCACATATCGCGAAGTGTTTAAAGAAGTTAAAGAACGAGTACACCTATGAAAAAGAGATAAGCATATTCGCGGGGACCTTTAATGTTAATGGTAAGCAATGTAAAGACGAAGCTATGGGTACGTGGCTATTTCCTCCTAATGGTGAATCTGAAGGCAATTATGCCGACATATATGTTATAGGCCTAGAAGAGGTAGTTGAATTAACTCCCGGACATATGCTATCTACCGATCCAATGTCGAAACAATTCTGGGAGAAAACAATACTTCGACACCTAAATTCCCAGGAGGGGAGGCACTATAATTGTATTGGAACCAATCAGCTTGGAGGGGTTTTGCTGTTACTCTACGTCAATGAATCCGAATGTTCCAAGATAAAGCATTTAGAGTACGACGTAAAGAAAACCGGTTTTGGCGGGATTTCCGCAAATAaaggagctgctgctaTCCGGTTCATGTATTCTGCCACTAAATTTTGCTTTATAGTCTCTCATTTAGCTGCAGGCTTGGAAAACGTCGAGCAGCGGCACAGTGACTACAAAACGATTATGAAGAGCATAGGATTTTCACGAGGTAAACGCATTAAGGATCATGACGGTATTATATGGATGGGAGATTTCAACTATAGAATTCTATTGTCAAATGAAGAGGTAAGACGAGCGATATTAGAAGGAGATTATGGGAAATTATTCGAGAAAGACCAGTTAAATCAGCAAATGATCGCCGGTGAGTCGTTCCCATATTTTAATGAGATGGAAATAACATTTCCACCAACCTACAAGTTTGACCCTGGCACCAAAAGTTACGATACTAGCGAGAAGATGCGTATACCCGCTTGGACTGACAGGATCTTAAACAGAGGAGAAATTCTAAAAGCCATCTCTTACGGATGCGCCGAAGATGTGATATTTTCCGATCATAGACCAGTGTACGCGACGTTCAAGGCGCGCACGACTGTAGTAGATGAAGAGCAAAGAGGGCAGCTGTCGCGTATTATTCATGAGAGGCTCACGGAGATGTTTAGCGGCTTAAACGATGAACAAAAGTACGCATTTTTGGTCGATAGCGAACTAATTGTCGACAAAATAGAAATGGAGGGAAAGCTGCCATTAGTCTCACAGGTTAAAAAGGGTAAGAGACTTCCTCCACCTAGTTCTGACTTGCGGAAGTGGTGGATTGGCAACGGGAAGCAGGTTCGAATCACGCTAGACGTGGATCCTAAAAAGCAAATGCTTAATCCGGAACGTCCTGTCAATCCTTTTATTCCAGGGGAAGACGGGCAAGCATACGTCGTTCCAAAAAGCCGACTTAATAATTAG